CCGGTCTTTGCAGTGTACGGTTTTTGAGCTGAGCCCCAAAAGGGAGGTCAGGGAGTTTATAGCCCCTATGGACAGGGCCCTGGCTCTGTCGTCCTCTATGTCCATTGAGAGGACTTCTCCTACTGTCCCTACCCAGTTGCAAGGGGAGGACGTGAAGGATTGGCCATGGTGTCCATCTATCTCCACGTCCATGAGTTTTTCCACCCCTCTTTGAAGGGCGAAATCCCGATATGGCGAGGGATCCCCTAGGGCTTCCTCCAGCCCTAGGGCCCTGGAGGTAACCGAGGTTTCCATAGGGATTCCCGCTTCCTTTAGCTTGTGTGAGATTAGTTCGATAGAGGAGTATAGTATACCCATTTTTAAATCCGTTCCTTTCTATTCAGAGCATTTTGGGCAGGTACCGTAGGCTAGCAGTTGCTTGCCAGCGATAGCCCATCCCTCTGGGATCTTCAGGTTGGGGATAGGCTGCTCGGTCAGGCATATCATTTCTCCACAGATAGAGCATTCCATATGGCCGTGGTTGCCGGGACATCCGGTTTGGTTGGGGTCGTGGGCGCAGTATCTCCAGGTTCCGTCGGTTCCCAGAATTCGATGGGCTAGGCCCTTTTCCTCCAAGGTTGAAAGGGTTCGGTATAAGGTGACCCTGTCGAACTCCTGCAGCGACTCGGCACACTCCAGGTCTCTATGGGCCACCGGGCCCTCTCTGTAGGAGAGCTCCTTAAGCACCGCCACCCGGCAGGTGGTGGCCCGAACCCCAGCCTGTCGCAGGTTTTCTGCCTCGTCCATAAGGTCACCTCGAGGCGAAGCTACAGCAGGGGAAGTTACATACCGGACAGTGACGGCAGAGCCCCCCTACCCCCCAGCTCCTGACTTGATCGTCGTCGGGATATTTTCCGGCGAATATCCTGGGAAGC
The uncultured Dethiosulfovibrio sp. genome window above contains:
- a CDS encoding transcriptional repressor; this translates as MDEAENLRQAGVRATTCRVAVLKELSYREGPVAHRDLECAESLQEFDRVTLYRTLSTLEEKGLAHRILGTDGTWRYCAHDPNQTGCPGNHGHMECSICGEMICLTEQPIPNLKIPEGWAIAGKQLLAYGTCPKCSE